The genome window TCAGTTAATGTTCCCATCCTAAGACTCCTTCATACTGGACGAAAAAAGTCCCATACTGTTTTAAATTGTCCCGATTACATTTTCAGTATAGCATACTTGAATTAAAATACAAATATATTGAGGTTACAAATTGTAAAAGTATTGTAAAGCTAGAGGATAAGAATTCCCCTGATTATATGACTCTCCAATCTGCTAAGCGTTTATCTTAACCTCCAACACCATAATTGTTATTCTCTATAAGCAGGTTCTCTACTGAATCATAATTAATTTCTACACAGTTGAGTTGTTTTCCATTTAGCTCGATTACTGGAATTAACAATTGATATTCTTCCAATAATGCATCGTTCTCATAAATATCCTTTTTTTCCAACTCATAAGGATATTCTTTCTTAAATAATGATAGTAACGATTCCGCTTCAATACAAAGTGTACAGTTTTCTTTCGTATATAGAATTATCTTAAGCATTTAACTTTTCCCTCCTCTTTTTCTAGTTACAATATGAAAACCTGTCACATCTCGACCTGCGTTGCTTAAGTCCTTATTCTCTGAATCATGCTAAGAATTGCAGGAATACTATCCTATTATTGACTGTAATCTTTTCATATTTAGATGAGACATTCCATTTAATTCTGCCATTTCTATTAATAAATGTCACTTTTTCGTTTTCCTCATTGACAGCTAGATGAAAGTATATATAAAATTTTATTATTCATATTGTTAGAAGGGAGAAAGTTAATGACAAAAAAATTACATAAAGAGCCAATTACCCATCTGATTCGCCGTTATATTATGCTGTTTATTGGATCGGGGATAGCCGCAGTTGCCTTGGAATTATTTCTCGTGCCAAATGACATTATTGATGGTGGAGTTATTGGTGTTTCCCTGCTGATTAATCACCTTACAGGGATAAGCTTCGGGGTGCTAGTCTTAATTATTAATATTCCATTTCTAATTGCTGGATTTAAAAGATTAGGAAAAGATTTTCTATTTTCATCTTTATTTAGTATTATTTCTTTATCTGTTGTAGAGTCACTATTACATAAAGTTGAGCCAATTACGGATGAATCATTATTAGCAACTGTATTTGGAGGTTTGATTCTAGGGGCTGGTGTAGGTATTGTCATTCGAAATGCTGGTGCATTGGATGGGACAGAAATACTTGGAATCATTATTACCAAAAGAATGTCTTTCTCTGTTGGTGAATTTGTTATGTTCATCAATATATTTATCTTTGGATGGGCAGGTTTTGTCCTAGGTTGGGAACAAGCAATGCTATCAATCCTAACCTACTATATTGCTTCAAAAACAATCGATGCAATCGGGCAAGGTATTCTGAACGAAACAAAGGCAGCCATAATTGTTTCCAACATGTCAGAGGATATTGCTGAAGTAATCGGTGAAGAATTGAAACGTGGGGTAACCAAATTATATGGCCAAAACAATTATACAGGTACAGATACAAATGTGCTCTATGTCGTTGTAACACGTCTAGAAGTTGCGAAGCTTAAAGCAATTGTATTTAACCTTGACAAAACTGCCTTCACCACCATTATGGACACACAAGAGGTTCAGGGTGGACGATTTAAGTCAGCAGGACATTGAAAAAAGCGGTCCATCGTATGGTAAAGAGTTCCGTTTTGAGGTGCATATTAATTAAATGACAGACAAACTGACGTATTAATTGGCATACGTCAGTTTTGTTGTTATATCAACGATCAATGGTTAAATTAGGGCTTTTTGGCAACCGAATTTCTCAGTTCATTGTACATAAAAATTGGTGCCAATTGGTATGTCAAAATCGATGTCAATTCGGCTGTCAATTGCACTGTCATTTTAGATAGTATAGTTAGTTATTTAACACAAAAAGGACCTCTTTAAGAGATCCTGGCCAATTTTCTTAATCAACTAAAGCACCAGTTAATGTAAGTACATTTTTTCACAAACTCATTATTTCCATCAAGCATCTGAAAAAAGTAAATTCGTCATACATCAATTTATGTACTTTGTAAACAACTCATTATTGTATCTCCGAAAGACCTGACATCAGATAAATAATCATATCCTTCTGGTGAACCAAAACTATTAAACATACGAACAGCAACCAAGTTTTCTTTAGGGATTACTAATATAGTAACACCTGTGTACATTTTGAAATATCCCACAAAATTTTATTATCTCAACATCTATACCTGATTCTTCTTTTGTCTCTCTGATAGCAGCATCTTTCAATGATTCTCCTTCTTCGACTTGCCCACCTGGCATCTCCCAACCTCTCAAAGGTCCCTCGATTAGTAGAATTTCCTTTTTTTCATTGAGTACAATAGTTGCCGCTGAAACAATATGTTTTGGCGGTGTCTAAATTCTTTGAGTACTCTGTTCCAATTAACTCACTCCCATTCAACATTTGTTTAACATAATTCTCTTTGAATTCAGTAATAAAATGTCTGTTGTAGATAACAATCCTCTTCCACAAACCTACTCCCTATTGTATGAATTCAACAAAAAAGGGCACTTCTCCTTCTTTAAGAAAAGCACCAGTTACTTGAATAGCTTTAATCTTTAATTCACTATTAAATCATTCAAAACTATAATATATTTTTTTAGCTATCCTTCCGAATATTATTGATATAACAACATACAAGTGTAATTGTTAAAGCAAATGGCTGGTTTAAGGTAAGCGGCCCAACTAACATTAACCCACCTATAATGATAATAGCCAAACCGAATACGATTGGTATTAAAGTTGTATTGAGATTTCATTAATGTGTTAAAGCACTAAATAATTAAACAATATTTTTAAGCCAAGTTACTATACGGAGAGCCTGAAATGGTTCAAACCAAGTTATTAAAAATAAGATAATAAAAAAAGAAACAAGTGATATAAATTTTAAACTACCTTTTTCATTTTTAAAGATAGCAATAAAACTAAATATAGCCCCTAACAATATAAAAATAGCTCCTATAAATGCAATAAGTTCAGAATATCCCACTATAATCCAGTTTAATCCAAAGAAAAGTAATCCAAATATGATAAATACTATTGACCATATACTAATTGATTTCAACATACATCCCCCCATAAATCTAACCTGCCCCGTTAGTTCAATAACCCTTTAATTTAATATTAACATAATATTCCATACGACTTTCAAAAAATAAGACGATCAATTTGATGATCGCCTTGTTTAACTCTTGCACCAGTTACTTTAATAAGAGATAATTTAGCACATTAAAACTCTTAGATTTTTTATATTTAGGTTATATGAGTAAATAGTATAGTTGATATTAAAAGGACCACACATTTTATATGATGGTCCTAATTTATTCCTCTTCAACTAACCGTACTCCGATAATTTAAGTACAATATTTCACAATATAGATTTAAACTAAATAAATTATCACAGCATCAAACACCAGGATTTATCAGATATGAAAATAATGCTACTAAACACCATGAGTAGCCACTATTAAGTTACATTGGAGCTAATTCCTCTACTATTGTTTGTTTACCGTAATCATGACTCATCAATAGTTGAATAAGTTTTTCAGCAGTATCTAGAGGTGTTTGTAATTTTCCTTTTTCATGTAACTGATTAAATAATTCAACATATGGGAATTTTTCTTTACTTGTTGACCGTATTTCAGTTTGTAATTTCGTATCTATTACACCTGGATAAACTGAAATAATTTTTACTGGAAAAGGTTTTTCTTTTTGTTCTAAATAAATACTTTTAGTAAAAGAATCCAGACCTGCTTTTGCAGTACTATAAGGGCTTTGGGAAGGAAGCAAATATTTCGCAGAACCAGACGAGATGTTTAATACTCTTTTGTCTATTTTCCAATTGTTTGTGTGTTTAATAAACTGAGATGTAAGCAATATAGGGGCAATTAAATTCACATTTATATTTCTAATGACATCTTCACTAATAGTTTCTTCAATCGGTCCAATAGGGGAAAGAACACCTGCATTATTGATTAAATAAATAGAATCAACATCATCTTCACTAACTAAATTAAATACACTTTGAAAAAGAGAATTAATATCGAATAAATTATTAAGATCAAAAGAAAAGTTTCTTACATTATCGAATTTTAAACCTGCGTTGTCATATAAATTTGTACTCATACTTCTTGAAATACAAATAACATGGTTATTCTCATCATTTAATAATATCTTTGCCAATGATTTTCCAATACCTCTAGAAGTTCCTGTTATAATAAAATACCTCATTTTGTTACCTCTCTTTCGATTATTTAACTAACTATATTTTATCTTCCTCTTTTAATAGACCTTTAACGGTTCTTTCCACACCATTTATTATCATGATCAAGTTCTCCACCCATATTTTTCTATCACCGATAATTTCTATTTCAGCTAAATAGTATGCGGATATCATTATCATTATAACTGAATATTCCCAACTTTCTTTGTAATTATTGCTCTCATCTCTTCTTCAACTAACCTGCCCCTATAGTTGAATAAGAAAAAAGAGATGCATAAGCAACTCTACTTACTTAAACTAAAGCCCCCGTTTAATGAAATAAGGTAATTTTATGATAATCCTACCAGTGTACTTGAAGTTTATTACCATTCGTGTCATAAAAGTGGAAAAAGGCATGACCATTATCTTCTTTTATATCCTCAACCTTAACTTGATTATCAATTAAGTGTTGGTGAAATTTAGATAACTCAGGACTTGTAAAGCCAATGCTAAATTCTTGTTCATTATTAATTGTAAAATGTGCAAATGTTTCATCTTCGGTTGGAACTAGGATAAGTAAGAAAGGTCCTTCATTCACTTTTATAATTGCAAGTTCTTCAGGAATATTTAATAACTGGAGCCCTAATACATCTCTATACCATTTTGCAGACAGTTCTAAATCTTTTACAGGAATTCTAATATAATGTACTTGTTCAATATATGATTTACTCATAGACCTCTCTCCTTTAATTAATCTGGTATATCAAATAGTTCCCTTTCTATATACCTTTTTCCTTTCGATTATTGAATTAACCTGCCCCGTTAATATATAAATTTAACAAAAATAAGCGATAATCCTTTTTGGACTATCGCACCACTTAGTTCAATATGAATTTATAATGATGGAGGACTATCAGACAGACAAATCGATAAATTCTAGTTCCATTTCTGCTTCTGCTTTCGAACGATAAACGGTAATTTTATCATAGGGTTTCAAGTTGTCTTGCCACGATCCTATATTACTCAGAAAATCTTCTCCGTTTTCAGAAATTACCAAGCACTCTAAATGCTTATTGATATAACAAATTGGTGCGTCACTTTTCAAATCACATTGTTGACCAACAGTTCCGATAAATCCACCTTTACTATCTTTTGCCATAATATCTACATATGGAACCGTATAAAATTCTAAATGTGGAATATCATCGTCAAAGATAAATTGAATATCATAATCGTTAGCATATTTTTGATACTCCTCATTTTTATGATAAACACTCATAGAATAAATTCTTGTACCTGCTGGTATAACCTCAGTATCTTTTAAATTTACATTTATGGCTCCAGTTAATTCTGTTCTATCTAGATAAACTTTTCGCATCTCAACCTCCGTTTAATCTTATTTTAAAGTAAATGCTCATTACTTTTGTGATTTCTTATTGAACTAACCTGCCACTGTTTGTTTAAAAAGGTTGTTTTTCACAATCATTGACTGTTATTGATTACCCTTCAACTATTGCAAGGTATTTCAAGATTTCTCCTTCTAATTCAACGATTAAAATATCTCCTCTTTCCTTGGCTGAAAAAATCTTTGCACCAACTGGAAGTTTATTTGCCATTTCATCTTTGAAATCTGTATTACTATCATTTTTTGTTTTTATTTCACCGATTTGAACGTCTTTTGTTAAAGGCAATTCTTCAACCCAATCGATATTAGTTTCATAAATTACTCCATCATACTGGAAAATATCAGCATCAGGATTCAATGTTAAGACTTCTTCAGCATCAATACTGTCACTTGTTACTGTGGTTGTTTCCCCTTCATTAGAACATCCACTAATTATAAATAACACTAATGCAATCAGTACGTAAAATAACTTTTTAGCCAATGTAATACCCCCTTTATATATAGTCGGAAATACTCTATCATAAGTTTCTTCTTCCACTAACCTGCCCCTTTAGTAAAATAACTCCTACATAAAATAGCGTTAATCCTTCTAGAATTAACGCACCAGTTGATTTAAGTAAGCCACTTCACAAGCTGTCAATATAATAATTCAAGCATTAACTGAAATAAACTCTATTTTTTAAAACGATTTCCTGTATTAGCATAAATAAGTGAAAACACAACTATACCGATAAATAAAATGATACCGAGAACTAATAACCAATTGATTTCATATACTTCACTAAGCACCCAAAGTATCATACTAGATGATAAAGCGAACATCACTTTTCCCATAAACTTACATAATGCAACCGAATCATATTTGTCTTTTTCTTCTTGTGGCAACGTGTTAAATCCAGCAATTAATGAAGAACCTCTGCCACTAGATAGAATAATTCCAAATCCAACAAATAAGACCATACCAATAACTGTACCAGTAATTCTTTTCCCCCTCCTTTTCATACATTTACTATCATACATCTACTTTTTAATACGACTAATTTTAGTAAATGTTTCACTTTAGGACTTAACTGCTGCCTTACTTATAAGGAAGAAACATTACTTTTCTTTCAGTAATGCACCAGTTAGTCATACATGTAGCGCAAGACCAGCGCTACACCACAGAGAATGAAAATGAATTTAGTTTGGCTATACTGATTCTACGGCTGGATGAGGAAGGTCGATCAACTATGGTGCGTTAGAGCCCTTCAGTTAGTCTGACTCCTTCGACCACGGTGCATCACAGACTGTCGCTCCCTTACGGGAAGCACTCATGGTAGATTAATCCTTTTCTGGTTGTTGCACCAGCCTCCAATAATGTATGCCGTAGAAAGGATGTTTTCAATGGATGTAATCATTGAAAGAGCCTGTGGTATGGATGTCCACAAAGACAACATTACTGCATGTATCATCACTCCAGAAGGAAAGGAGATTGAAACATTTTCAACTAAGACGTTATTCCTAATTCAATTGGTTGACTGGGTTAAGAAGCATAGGTGTACCCATGTGGCAATGGAAAGTACAAGTGTCTACTGGAAACCTATTGTCAACTTACTAGAAGCAGAAGACGTTGAGTTTCTAATTGTGAATGCCCAACATATTAAATCTGTCCCTGGACGTAAAACTGATGTGAAAGATGCCGAATGGATTGCCAAACTACTTCGCCACGGATTACTCAGAGCTAGTTTCATCCCAGACAGAAACCAACGAGAGTTGCGTGAACTTGTTCGTTATCGTCGAAGTATCATTGAAGAGCGCGCTAGACAACATAATCGGATCCAAAAAGTATTAGAAGGAGCAAATATAAAGCTTGGTTCTGTTGTTTCCGATGTTATGGGAGTATCAGCTCGTGACATGCTTCGTGCAATCGCCGAAGGCGAAGATGATCCTGAAAAACTAGCAAACTTTGCAAGACGATCTATGAAAAAGAAAAAGGACGAACTAATACTCGCACTTCAAGGTTATATTAGTGATCATCAACGACTGATGATTAAGACTATTTTAACCCATATTGACTTCCTATCAGAACAAATCGAAATGTTAGATCAAGAGGTAGCCAATAGGGTGAGTATCTATCAAGAAGAAGTAGAGCGTTTAGATTCCATTCCAGGCATTGCGACAAGAATGGCTGAGCAAATGCTGGCAGAACTTGGAACAGATATTAAGAACCAATTTCCTAGCGCATCTCAAATGTGCTCATGGTCGGGATTAGTTCCTGGTAATAACGAAAGTGCTGGAAAAAGGAAATCTTCAAAAACTAAAAATGGAAACAAATACTTGAAATCAGCATTAATAGAAGCAGCTCATTCGGTCCGGGGATCAAAAAACTATCTTGGTGCACTTTATCGCCGTACTGCAGCACGAAAAGGTAAAAAACGTGCAGGGATTGTAGTAGCTCATGCGATATTGAGAATCTCCTATTATCTTTTGACCCGTAAAGAGATGTATGTAGATTTAGGAGAAGATTACTTCGATAAACAAAAACAACAATCTATTGTTCGGCATTCATTACGAAGACTGGAAAGTCTTGGTTACACTGTTTCCATTGTGGAACCAGAAGCGTCTTAAACTGACCCATTCAACTTCAATAGATCTTGGAATCCGGCGCTCTCCCCTTTTAAAAAGAATGAATGAGCTGCGTTCTATTTAGTGTTGCCTTTTTATCAATATTTCAGAAGTTAATTTTCATGGTAGTAGAAGAGTGACACTAACAAATTATACAAGGAATGAATAATAATTACTGACCAAAGAGATTTACTTTTCTTATATATAAATCCAAATATAATCCCCAAAACAAAAGTTGTTATTATGGGATTTAAAATATAAGGGAATTCAAGCAGCCCCTTATAAAACCAAATAGGAAAGTG of Oceanobacillus zhaokaii contains these proteins:
- a CDS encoding glutaredoxin family protein, whose amino-acid sequence is MLKIILYTKENCTLCIEAESLLSLFKKEYPYELEKKDIYENDALLEEYQLLIPVIELNGKQLNCVEINYDSVENLLIENNNYGVGG
- a CDS encoding VOC family protein is translated as MSKSYIEQVHYIRIPVKDLELSAKWYRDVLGLQLLNIPEELAIIKVNEGPFLLILVPTEDETFAHFTINNEQEFSIGFTSPELSKFHQHLIDNQVKVEDIKEDNGHAFFHFYDTNGNKLQVHW
- a CDS encoding (S)-benzoin forming benzil reductase, translated to MRYFIITGTSRGIGKSLAKILLNDENNHVICISRSMSTNLYDNAGLKFDNVRNFSFDLNNLFDINSLFQSVFNLVSEDDVDSIYLINNAGVLSPIGPIEETISEDVIRNINVNLIAPILLTSQFIKHTNNWKIDKRVLNISSGSAKYLLPSQSPYSTAKAGLDSFTKSIYLEQKEKPFPVKIISVYPGVIDTKLQTEIRSTSKEKFPYVELFNQLHEKGKLQTPLDTAEKLIQLLMSHDYGKQTIVEELAPM
- a CDS encoding DUF3784 domain-containing protein; amino-acid sequence: MKRRGKRITGTVIGMVLFVGFGIILSSGRGSSLIAGFNTLPQEEKDKYDSVALCKFMGKVMFALSSSMILWVLSEVYEINWLLVLGIILFIGIVVFSLIYANTGNRFKK
- a CDS encoding YitT family protein yields the protein MTKKLHKEPITHLIRRYIMLFIGSGIAAVALELFLVPNDIIDGGVIGVSLLINHLTGISFGVLVLIINIPFLIAGFKRLGKDFLFSSLFSIISLSVVESLLHKVEPITDESLLATVFGGLILGAGVGIVIRNAGALDGTEILGIIITKRMSFSVGEFVMFINIFIFGWAGFVLGWEQAMLSILTYYIASKTIDAIGQGILNETKAAIIVSNMSEDIAEVIGEELKRGVTKLYGQNNYTGTDTNVLYVVVTRLEVAKLKAIVFNLDKTAFTTIMDTQEVQGGRFKSAGH
- a CDS encoding IS110 family transposase → MDVIIERACGMDVHKDNITACIITPEGKEIETFSTKTLFLIQLVDWVKKHRCTHVAMESTSVYWKPIVNLLEAEDVEFLIVNAQHIKSVPGRKTDVKDAEWIAKLLRHGLLRASFIPDRNQRELRELVRYRRSIIEERARQHNRIQKVLEGANIKLGSVVSDVMGVSARDMLRAIAEGEDDPEKLANFARRSMKKKKDELILALQGYISDHQRLMIKTILTHIDFLSEQIEMLDQEVANRVSIYQEEVERLDSIPGIATRMAEQMLAELGTDIKNQFPSASQMCSWSGLVPGNNESAGKRKSSKTKNGNKYLKSALIEAAHSVRGSKNYLGALYRRTAARKGKKRAGIVVAHAILRISYYLLTRKEMYVDLGEDYFDKQKQQSIVRHSLRRLESLGYTVSIVEPEAS